The Polypterus senegalus isolate Bchr_013 chromosome 9, ASM1683550v1, whole genome shotgun sequence genome includes a window with the following:
- the stom gene encoding erythrocyte band 7 integral membrane protein, which produces MEARQKQEMKPLRMQTVGEEEVNEGIGCCGWLLVFFSFLLTLLTLPLSIWMCIKIVKEYERAIIFRLGRILPGGAKGPGLFFVLPCTDSFVKVDMRTISFDIPPQEVLTKDSVTVSVDGVVYYRVQNATLAVANITNADAATRLLAQTTLRNVLGTKNLSEILSDREEIAHSMQSTLDDATDAWGIKVERVEIKDVKLPLQLQRAMAAEAEASREARAKVIAAEGEMNASRALKEASMVIAESPSAIQLRYLQTLNTIAAEKNSTIIFPLPIDMLQGFMGSRK; this is translated from the exons ATGGAAGCAAGACAGAAGCAAGAGATGAAGCCTCTGCGGATGCAGACAGTAGGCGAAG AGGAAGTCAATGAAGGTATTGGATGTTGTGGCTGGCTTCTGGTCTTCTTCTCGTTCCTATTAACACTTCTCACACTTCCACTCTCCATTTGGATGTGCATCAAG atcGTGAAGGAGTATGAACGTGCCATTATTTTTCGCTTGGGACGCATCCTGCCAGGTGGAGCAAAAGGACCAG GCCTCTTCTTTGTCCTGCCATGCACTGACAGTTTTGTTAAGGTGGACATGCGTACCATAAGCTTTGATATTCCCCCACAAGAg GTGCTTACAAAAGACTCTGTCACTGTCAGTGTGGATGGTGTAGTTTATTACCGTGTACAGAATGCCACCCTGGCAGTAGCCAACATCACTAATGCAGACGCAGCAACACGATTATTGGCACAGACTACCCTACGGAATGTGCTGGGAACGAAGAACCTGTCGGAGATCCTGTCTGATCGAGAGGAGATTGCACATAGCATGCAG TCCACTTTGGATGATGCAACAGATGCCTGGGGCATTAAAGTGGAAAGAGTGGAAATAAAAGATGTCAAACTGCCTTTGCAACTACAGAGGGCCATGGCAGCAGAAGCGGAGGCATCTCGTGAGGCCCGGGCAAAA GTGATTGCAGCAGAAGGAGAGATGAACGCATCAAGAGCTCTAAAAGAGGCCTCCATGGTCATTGCAGAATCGCCATCCGCAATACAGCTGCGTTACCTGCAGACACTCAACACCATTGCAGCAGAGAAGAATTCTACCATCATCTTCCCTCTGCCTATTGACATGCTGCAAGGCTTCATGGGATCCAGGAAGTGA